TCCCACGAGTTGACATTGATTTTTGACAGCCAGAATGATGAAAATACAGAAAATACACCATCTAAAGACTCTGACGAGATGGACAAGAGGTTGGTGTCTGTTGGGAAAATTTGGTCCAACTGTGATGTGTTGATCAGTATGATAAATAACGGGGCTTTAGCCTTATTGACCGATAAGATAAAGCAAAGTGTGTTGTTAATTGAAGATGGCTTTGAGGAGTTTGCTGAGTGGACtgaaaatgtagaagaGATCGATGACGACCCATTTGGGTTCAGTGATGATGAATTTAGCGACGAGgaatctgaagatgatgCACATCCTCCAGTAGCCGAAGACAAAGACAATAAACTGGAAGATGATGGCGAAAACGGTGAGGATgtggaagagttgaagaagttcgCGCAATTGtggttgaagaaaattgaattggTGAAACTTCTCATTCTGtcgttcaagaaatcgttGCCCTTGTCTACTTCAGGTTCATCTATAGACTCGATTTATGCCATTCAATTTGGCCTTGTGAAGTTGATAGATAAATTCATTGTAGACTTGATGTTGGACAGAACTATCGAtggtgaaattgaagagtatACTGGGGCAATCACCAAGGAGTCTGTGAAGTTAGCTAAGCTTGCCAGAGATATCCATGCCAAAAATAACAAGAAGGCTAAATGGTATGAAGCATGGGAGACAAAGTTTCGTACCGGTTTATAGACAGTATTATAATTTCACGTAGTATAATACAAGCATAGAATTAGATTACTATAATCAATTATTGAACTATCCAATAGCTATATTTACTGTAAGCCAGCAATGCCTTAATTATATAGTGAGATAGTTCAATGCCAACATACTAATACAAATTTTACAAACTAATTCAACATGAAGTCTACAAGACAAATTGACGTGTCTTTTACTTAAGTTATCTAGCATCTCTAAGACTTATATATGGCAAGGGTCGTCCTTTCATATCTTGCTGGACCGATTCACGGCTAGTCATTCAACCAAACCCAAATACTTAGCATGGTGCTTGGCATGGTCTTCCACAAAGGTAGCGATGAAGAAATACGAATGATCATAGCCTTCTACGATATTCAAGTCTACACCTCCTTTGTAGCCAGCATCTTTGGCAGCAGCCTCAAATATCTCTGGTTGCAACTGTTTATCTTTGTAGAAGCCGTCGCTTTTTCCTTGGTGGATCAAGATGGTAGGTTGGTTTTCGTGGCTGTACTCCTTAATCAAGTGAGTAGGATCGTATTTGTACCAGGCTTCCTTGTCTGGGCCCAAGTAGTTTCCAAAGTTTTTTTCTCCCCAAGGACAAGTCAGTGGGTTAGAAATAGGGGAAAAGGCACTGACTGATTGGTACTTTCCGggattcttcaaaaatCCCGATAACGCACCAAATCCTCCCATAGAATGGCCAGTAATGGAGATTCTAGAAAAGTCTAAATCAGGGAATTGTGACGCCAATTCAGATTGCAATTCCTCGTGGACATACGAGTACATTTTGTAGTTGTTTTTCCAAGGATCAGTAGTGGCGTCAACATAGAAACCGGCACCCGTACCGAAATCCCACGAATCATCTTCTCCGGCGATGTTGGCTCCACGAGGTGAAGTGTCTGGGAATACTATGGCAAAACCGTATTTAGCTGCAAAATACTGAAAAAAGGACTTTTCGCTTGCATTGTTGGGCGTACATGTGAGTCCAGACAAATAGAGCAACACAGGAAGCTTTGTCGATTCATCTTTCTTCGAGGGTACGAAGACATTCACATCCATCTTAGTCTTGGTAGTAACAGAATTGTGCGACAATTTGTATAATTTTCCGCCAAATTGGGCGATTTCAGCGGTGGTGGTAAAGCTCATTCTTGTGGAATCTATCGGCAAATTGGAGTTTCTGAACTAGAATCGAACAGTGAACAAAAGAAAGTTGTGAATAAACCGAGATATTTAGTATCAGGAATGGTGGAATTTAACGTCTATGTGCGCTACCATATGATAATTGGGGACTTCTTTTCCCGATTTGGAATGGCCATCCGGCTGCATGTGTACTCGAATTTGCAACCGGTAAGGATTTAGAAAGAATTATTGTTCTAGTACTTCCTCAAAAGAGTGGTAGTAAATCAATATGGAATGTAAGACTATATATAAACGAAAGCAATTGAAAGtctgaaaatgaaaaaaaattgtgTTGAGACGATTTGATACGAAGTTATAAGGAAATATATTAATAAGACTATTAAAGGAAAGTACAGCAAGATACTCATTCTAGAAACTAGAGTGGCCCCTGGGTTCGTAAGGGAAAAAGACTGTCAATACCCCAGCAAAGATGAACAACGCTCCACTAACAAATATAGGAGCAGAGGTGGTCAAGTCTGCGTAGATGGCAATGATAGGAGCGAACACCCCAAGCACTCTGTTGAAAGAAGCTGCCAATCCAACACCAGTCCCTCTAATCTTAGTAAAAAAGATTTCGGGCGTATAGGCATACAAGACTCCGTACATGATATTGGaaacaaatgaaaaagCACAGTTCCAGCCCAAATTGGCATTGCTTGTCTTGGCCGTTGTAGAGCCAAACAAGAATACCCCggtcaagatcaacgagaCTAACAAGGTACCTTTTCTTCCGATTCTGAGTTCAACCAAGACTCCAGCAACAAGGGCCCCAGGTACACCCAACACAGCGACGATCAACGAGTTTCTGTAAGTGTCGTGTACGCTCAATGGTTTGTTTGCATCACCTCTGGTTTCAAGATAGTACGGTAAAAAGGCATTATACAAAGGGAAGGCAAGACCAATTATACCCCAGGTGAAAATGACtaatgaagatgagatGGCTAACTTTCTTGTAGCAAAACATTCACGGATATGGGAGAACTTATATTTGGAAAgtttttcttcaatcaaaaggttcttcttcttcccGTCCGGGGCAATATCTTCTCCATCAAGGTGTAAATCGTCTATAGCCTGTAAATCTGCCAACGTGATTGGAcattcttttctgttgATTTTAGCGATTCTTTCTATAGTCTCAATGGCTCTAACGTCATCGCCCCTAGCTAGGTAGAATCTGGGAGATTCGAACACTCTAAAAGCGAATCTTGCGAtgaacatcaacaatgtTATGCCTCCCATGGTGAATAAGAAGTATCTCCAGCCCCAGTTGTCCTTTTTGTGACAGACATCAGAAGTATCGTCACAGGAGAAATTCGAAATAAGAGCCCAGGATATCAAATTGGCCAATATTTGTCCGAGAGCCCACCACAGCGACATCACCGTCAAAAGCCATTGGTGGGATTTGGGCAAtgcttccaagaagatggcAGAATCGACAGGCAAATTACCACCAACACCAAAGGACCAAAACGCATCAAACACTCCAATGGCTGCGAATGTAGGAGAGCTTCCTGCTACTACAGCAAAGATTCCGGTGATCAAGAACGTCAAGTTGAATGCCCATCTTCTGCCAATTATATCACTGGAAAGTGACCATACAAGGGCGCCGGCAAGCAAACCTAAGTTCTGGGCCAATGTGAGGTAGGGAGCTTTACCGATTGGAGCATGCACTCCATCTACTTCGTTCAATCTACCAAGAATTAACCCCGTAGCAATGGGCCAGGCATTATCTGATAGCCAACCGAATCCAGCCACAAAGAAAAGTCCATATTGGTACCTTCCGAATCCAATTTCGTTTATGGCATCAGCAAGTATCTTTGATTTGGCCAAATAGCTCTTGTTACTCTCATCGACATCGTAGAGCTCTCCTTCTAAGAAGCTAGAAACATCTGACTCCTTTGTTATCTGAACTGCTAAGGGCTTCTCGTCCTTAGTCGCTTCTTCGGTCGCGTCATAGGCTTCCGCCTTTTTATTGTCTGTGTCTGACATCTCAAATTAGTATTTGTAAGCGGAGAGATAAT
This Scheffersomyces stipitis CBS 6054 chromosome 3, complete sequence DNA region includes the following protein-coding sequences:
- a CDS encoding predicted protein, which codes for MSKTKADLKDLLASYKEAVLYWSSAFENAEEFSGIQAAKVNKPLDELLKLAKLIKAHTTKVGIIFKPENLKKDANPAFTTLSKLSETLILLVSVVVQLRPSEISQLYYDELLKGIKQLMDSNKELSHELTLIFDSQNDENTENTPSKDSDEMDKRLVSVGKIWSNCDVLISMINNGALALLTDKIKQSVLLIEDGFEEFAEWTENVEEIDDDPFGFSDDEFSDEESEDDAHPPVAEDKDNKSEDDGENGEDVEELKKFAQLWLKKIELVKLLISSFKKSLPLSTSGSSIDSIYAIQFGLVKLIDKFIVDLMLDRTIDGEIEEYTGAITKESVKLAKLARDIHAKNNKKAKWYEAWETKFRTGL
- a CDS encoding predicted protein — translated: MSFTTTAEIAQFGGKLYKLSHNSVTTKTKMDVNVFVPSKKDESTKLPVLLYLSGLTCTPNNASEKSFFQYFAAKYGFAIVFPDTSPRGANIAGEDDSWDFGTGAGFYVDATTDPWKNNYKMYSYVHEELQSELASQFPDLDFSRISITGHSMGGFGALSGFLKNPGKYQSVSAFSPISNPSTCPWGEKNFGNYLGPDKEAWYKYDPTHLIKEYSHENQPTILIHQGKSDGFYKDKQLQPEIFEAAAKDAGYKGGVDLNIVEGYDHSYFFIATFVEDHAKHHAKYLGLVE
- a CDS encoding putative inorganic phosphate transporter (go_component integral to membrane~go_function transporter activity~go_process transport); its protein translation is MSDTDNKKAEAYDATEEATKDEKPLAVQITKESDVSSFLEGELYDVDESNKSYLAKSKILADAINEIGFGRYQYGLFFVAGFGWLSDNAWPIATGLILGRLNEVDGVHAPIGKAPYLTLAQNLGLLAGALVWSLSSDIIGRRWAFNLTFLITGIFAVVAGSSPTFAAIGVFDAFWSFGVGGNLPVDSAIFLEALPKSHQWLLTVMSSWWALGQILANLISWALISNFSCDDTSDVCHKKDNWGWRYFLFTMGGITLLMFIARFAFRVFESPRFYLARGDDVRAIETIERIAKINRKECPITLADLQAIDDLHLDGEDIAPDGKKKNLLIEEKLSKYKFSHIRECFATRKLAISSSLVIFTWGIIGLAFPLYNAFLPYYLETRGDANKPLSVHDTYRNSLIVAVLGVPGALVAGVLVELRIGRKGTLLVSLILTGVFLFGSTTAKTSNANLGWNCAFSFVSNIMYGVLYAYTPEIFFTKIRGTGVGLAASFNRVLGVFAPIIAIYADLTTSAPIFVSGALFIFAGVLTVFFPYEPRGHSSF